The following is a genomic window from Coriobacteriaceae bacterium.
GCCATGGCATACGGCATCGCCACGCTCGACCGCGAGATTGCCGTCGAGGCCGTCGCCAGCCTCGCGCTTCAGATGGCCTTTTGCCTGGTCACGTCCACGTTGTACTTTAAGCTCTCGCCCCTTGGCACCACCACGGCCGCCATCGTCGACAATTCGACACCGACTGTGTGGGACCTTGCCGTCGCGCTCGCGGGCGGCTTTGCGGGTGGCCTGGGCAACTCGCGCGACCAGGAGCCCGCCACGCTCATCGCCGGCGTGGCCGTGGCGACCGCGCTTATGCCACCCCTGTGCGCGGCGGGCTATGGCATCGCCATCGCAAGCGGGTCGCTGTTTCTCTCGGCGCTTTACGAGTTTGGCATCAACGTCGTCTTTATCGCGCTGGCGGCCGAAGCTGTATTGCTTCTCTTACGTGTACCGCTCAAGCGTGACCTCAACGGCGACGGCATTGTAACTGCCGAGGAAAATGCCGAGGTCGATGAGCTGTCGCGCAAGGTGCGCCGCCGCATCATCGTGGGTACGGTGATCTTTGCCATCCCCTGCATCGTTATGACCGCGGGTTCCATTGGCTCGGCGCAGGCCGGCGTGCAGGACGGCTACGGCGTCACCGAGACCACGCGCGAGCTTGCGGCGGTGCTGCCAGGCTTTAAGGATTACACCGTCGCCGTCGAGACCTCGGCCACCGAAGGCGACGAGGAGGGTATTGTCGAGCGCGAGATAGTCGCCCACGTGACGACAAGCGAGGCGCTCGGGGCACACGACCGCCGCGTTGCCCGCAAGCTCATCGACCTCAACGTGCCCGAACTCGATCGCGTGGAGTTTGACGTGAAGTGATGCCGGCGCGGGATGAGCGCTCGCACGGACGCAAGTTATGACGAGGCGTAGACGCGATACGGACACGAGCAAATAGCGGGGTCCAGCTCACACCCGCGCCCCGCTCGCCGTTTTATTGCCGTGAATCAACTGGCCGGATTGACATCGCCAGACTCCACCGTAAACGCCGGATCGGTGCTCACAAGATAAAATCGGGTCACCTTAGTATTTCTAATTAGGTAAATCTGTCCTTGATTGCGTCGGCGTGACATATACGCGACGTGGACCGTACCGAATTCTTCGCCGTTTTCCTTCTTTAATATCAGGATGTTGGGGTCATCCGTACGCTTAAACTGCCCATCTGTGCAGATTCCGTCTTGGTCGACCAGCTGCCATCGACAGTTGTCCTCCTCAAGAAAAGCCAGGGTTTCCCGACTCGTTTTGTCATCCCGGTAGAAACCATCAATGGCAAACCCTTCGGAAGCGCATTCCTGCATATAGGACGTTTCTCGGCTTATAGCAAACAGCCCTGTAGCGCCCAGGAGCACAGCCAGACAGACCACTGCAAGGGTTATCGAAATAGCACTGCGACCCATGTTAGCCCAACCGATAGTTGTTTAACGGAGCGCGAAACATACCCGGAACCTCCGATATCAGGGGGAACGCCGCCAGCGTATCGCCACCGTGTGGCGTGCGGAAAAGGCGGCGACTTTGGGCGTATCGTCGGTTTTTCCACGACGGCGTCGGCATCATGACGGTGCCGGTCTCGCCCACCGTCTGAAGCAGGGCCTCGATCACCGGCTGCGCGCCGCCGCACACATACCCCAGCGCGCTGAGCGAGCAATGGACCATAACCGTCTGCCCCACGCGCATACCAACGGCAGAAAGCGCGCCGAGGATATCCTGCTTCAGCACGATTTTCCGGTCCATTGCCGCCCCTTTCTATTTCTAAGCTCGTCTTCTCACTGTTGGCGGCCGAAAATGATCCGTTTTCCTCCGTCCCCGAGGGATCATTTTTTAGTACTTGAAGAAGCCCTCGCCCGAGCTTTCGCCCAGCTTACCTTCGTCGAGCATTTTCTTGAGGACGGACGCCATAGCCTTAAAGTTGTAGGGCATCATCATCTTCTTGAGCAGCGGGCTCACCAGGCCCGGGACCTTCTGATACTGCATGACGATGTTGTAGGCCGTCTGGATGCCCGCCGTGTCGAATACGCGGAACGGGCCCTTGGGAGCGCCGGTGCCGCGCGTCCACGCGAGGTCGATGCTCTTGGGGTCGCTGACGCCCGAGACATACAGGTCGAGGCCCGAGAGCAGCCACGGTACCAACATGGAGTTGAGCAGGTAGCCGTTCTTTTCCTTGTTGACGGGCAGGGCAAGCATGCGGATGTCGTTGGCAAAGTCGACAAGCTCGTCGAAGTAGCGCTTGTCAGTTTGGCTCTGGGCCATGACCTCGGTCATGTTGTTCTTCCAGATGGAATTGGCAAAGTGCAGCGACAGGTACTTCTTGGGGCGGCCGGTGTACTTGGCAAAGGTGCTCGGCAGCAGCGTAGAGGAGTTCGTTACGACGACGGTCTTTTGCGGGAGGACCGGGGCGAGCTTCTTGTAGAATTCGATTTTTGCCTGGGTGTCCTCGGTCATAGACTCGATGACCAGGTCGGCGTCGGCCACGGCCTTGGCAAGATCTAACTCCAGCTTGAGCGTGGAGTAGGCACGCTCGACGGCGGCGAGTGCCGCCTCCTTGTCGAAGGGTTGGCCGCTATCGGCGATACCGGCGCACCACTCACCCGTACCGTCCGCCATGCCCTCGATAGCCGCGATGTACTCCTTGCGCACGTGATCAATCTTGGGTTGGGTGCGGCCGATGCTGCCCTCGCTGCGCAGCCAGATCGTCACATCAAAGCCGCAGTAGGCTGCCTGAAAGGCAATCTGGCTTCCCAACACGCCGCCGCCGGCAACACAAACGGTCTTGTAGCTCATGGGACGGTCCTCTCTTACGTAATTCCATACATGTGTATTTATTCAACCGTAAGGAGGACGCGCGCTGGGGGTGGGTTCTATAAACGGACGGTAATTTGCGGCGAACGGCAACATTTGTTCATTATCTCAGGGTTCCGAGGACGATTTTTTTGTGCCACCGAGACGTCGTTTGCGGAAGTATGCGGCAAATTCCGGAAGCCTTGAGCACACCCCGGTTTTCCGCCAATAAAACCGCAGGTACAGGGCTTGGACATATCTGGTGTGCTCGGCCTATTCAGATTTTGCCGCATACTTCCGAAAATCGATCTTATAAGAGGCGGCAGTGAGGCAATTTACGCAACATATGTCCAGCAAAACGGGTGGTAGCCGGTACGGCTACCACCCGTTTGTCTTATATCCGGCTCGAAGCAGGCCGACTACTTCTTAATGCCGCGGCCCAGGCGCTTGGCGACCGATGCCACGGCCTCCTCGCTCACCGAGTCGCAGCTCACGCAGCCATCATGGGCGCGCATCTGGCCGGTGACCTCGTCCATCGCGAGCGGCGCCACCTTCTCGAGCTTAAAGCCCTTGCCGGCGCGCATGTTTTCCTTGGCCACGCTGATCATGAGCTTAATGCGGTTGAGCTGGTTGACCTCGGACGCACCGGGGTCGTAGTCCACCGCGACGATGTTGCTCTCGGGGTGCTGACGGCGCAGCTCCTTGATGACGGCCTTGCCCACCACATGGTTGGGCAGGCACGCGAAGGGCTGCGTGCAGATGATGTTGGGCGCACCATGGTCAATCAGGTCGAGCATCTCGGCCGTGAGCAGCCAACCCTCGCCCATGTTGTTGCACACCGAAAGCACCGTACGGGCCTTGTCAGCCATGGTACCGATGCGCTCGGGCGCCTCGAAGCGGCGGGACTTCTCGAGCAGCTCCTCCACCGGCGTGCGCATCCAGTCCACCAGCTTAATGAGCGCTTGCATGCCAGCGCGCGCCGTGGCAGAGCTTCCCAGCTCGTCTTTTTGCAGCTCGGCGTTGCTCATGGAGTACAGGAAGAAGTCGAGCAGGCCCGGTACCACGGCCTCGCAGCCCTCGCGCTCGATCACGTCGACCACGTGGTTGTTGGCCGTGGGGTGGAACTTGACCAGGATCTCACCGACCACGCCCACGCGCGGCTTAGTACCCTCGCCCACGAGCGGCATGGTGTCGAACGCGCGGATGGCCTCGCGGCACAGCTTGGTGTAGTTGTGGCGGTTGAACTTGGGCGCCAGCTTGCGGGCGCGCGCCATGTACTCCTCGTAGAGTGCGTTCGCCGCACCGGGCGTGGCCTCGTACGGACGGCAGCGGTAGAGCATCTGCATCATCACGTCGCCAAAGAGCACCGCGTAGACTGCCTGCTTAAGCAGCGCCGGCGTAATCTTAAAGCCGGGGTTATCCTCGCCGAGTGCCACGGCCGAAAGCGAGATCACCGGGATCTCGGGGTGGCCGCTCTCGCGCAGGGCCTTGCGGATGAGTGCGATGTAGTTGGTGGCACGGCAGCCGCCGCCGGTCTGGCTGATAACCACGGCCGTCTTGGACAGGTCGTACCGACCGCTCTCGATGGCCTCCATAATCTGGCCCGTCACCAGAATCGACGGGTAGCAGATGTCGTTGTTCACGTAGCGCAGGCCGGCCTCGACGGCATCGTGATCGGTCGAGGGCAGCAGCTCCAAGTTGTAGCCGGCACCGCGGAACACCTCTTTGACCAGGTCAAAGTGGATCGGTGCCATCTGCGGGCACAGGATGGTGTAGCCCTCCTCGCGCATCTGCTCGGTAAAGGGCACCTTGGGCCATGCGGTCGAGGCGCTCTCTCGCTGCGCCTCGAACGTGTACTTGCGGCTCGCGAACGCAGGGGCATCCGTGGAGGGCGCCACCGGCGCGGCATCGCCCTGCTCGTAGGCCTCGCCCGCTGCCGTAGCCTCGGCCAAGCGCTCGGCCTCCTGGTCCTTAAGCGCGGCCATGAGCGAGCGGATGCGGATGCGCGCGGCGCCCAGGTTGGACACCTCGTCGATCTTGAGCACGGTGTAGATCTTGCCGCTGGCCTCCAGAATCTCCTGCACCTGGTCGGTGGTCAGAGCATCCAGACCGCAGCCGAAGGAGTTGAGCTGGATCAGGTCCAAGTCGTTGCGCATCGTCACAAAACGGGCGACGGCGTACAGGCGGCTGTGGTACATCCACTGGTCGACGACGCGGATGGGACGCTCGGGCTTCACGAGATGCGCGAGCGAATCCTCGGTAAAGACCGCAAAGCCAAAGCTCGAGATAAGCTCGGGCAGGGCGTGGTTGATCTCGGGGTCGTTGTGGTAGGGGCGGCCGGCGAGCACAATGCCATGGCCACCGTGGTCCTCGACCCACTTAAGGGCCTCCTCGCCCATGGTCTGGATGTCCTCGTGGAAGCGCGCATCGGCCTCAAAAGCAGCGTTGACGGCGGCATCGACCTCGGAGCGCGTGATCTTGGGACCGCGCACACGACCGCGACCGGCTTGCGCATCGGCCACGCGGTCGACGGCGAGCACCTGATACAGGCGGCGCTTGAGCTCGGTCTTGTCGTGATACGGCACAAACGGATACAGGAACTCGATGTTCTGCTCGCGGATCTCGTCGATGTTGAGCGCCAGCGCCGTGGGGTAACTCATGACGATGGGGCAGTTATAGCAGTTGCCGGCGGTCGGATCCTCCTTGCGCTCCCAGCGCACGCACGGCATCCAGATGAAGTCGACATCGCGGTCGATAAGGTTCATCACATGGCCGTGGCTCATCTTGGCCGGATAGCACACGCTCTCTGACGGCATGGACTCGATGCCCGCCTGGTAGGTCTTCTTGCTCGACTGGTCGGACAGCTGCACGCTAAAGCCTAGGCGCGTAAAGAACGCGTGCCAGAAGGGGTAGTTCTCGTACATGTTGAGTGCGCGCGGGATACCCACGGTGCCGCGCGGGGCCTCGTCAGGACTCAGAACCTCGCGGTTAAAGAGCAGCTCGTTTTTCTTTTTGAAGAGGTTGGGGGCCTCGGTCTTTTGCTTTTTGTGGCCGGCACCCTTCTCACAGCGGTTGCCGGTAATGAAGCGCCTACCGCCGCCAAAGTCGTTCACAGTAAGCTGGCAGTTGTTAGAGCAACGGCCGCAGCGGACGTGCTTTTGCGTCACGGTGAGGTGCGCGATGTCCTCGGCCGAGAGGATGGTCGAGACGCCGTCGGCGCCGGCGCGGTCGCGTGCGAGCAAGGCCGCGCCATAAGCACCCATGCAGCCGGCGATGTCGGGGCGCACGGCATGAACGCCGGTGAGCTGCTCAAACGCGCGCAGTGTGGCGTCGGACATAAAAGTGCCGCCCT
Proteins encoded in this region:
- a CDS encoding DUF389 domain-containing protein, which produces MELDKQQLKRLRERHHRRHGIRPAHSEAMENASRFLKQAFNIREGRAPYHVIRKRFVNGARLTGSHLCILIIAMLIASIGLDIDSDIAIVGAMLICPLMGSVLAMAYGIATLDREIAVEAVASLALQMAFCLVTSTLYFKLSPLGTTTAAIVDNSTPTVWDLAVALAGGFAGGLGNSRDQEPATLIAGVAVATALMPPLCAAGYGIAIASGSLFLSALYEFGINVVFIALAAEAVLLLLRVPLKRDLNGDGIVTAEENAEVDELSRKVRRRIIVGTVIFAIPCIVMTAGSIGSAQAGVQDGYGVTETTRELAAVLPGFKDYTVAVETSATEGDEEGIVEREIVAHVTTSEALGAHDRRVARKLIDLNVPELDRVEFDVK
- a CDS encoding AAC(3) family N-acetyltransferase; this encodes MDRKIVLKQDILGALSAVGMRVGQTVMVHCSLSALGYVCGGAQPVIEALLQTVGETGTVMMPTPSWKNRRYAQSRRLFRTPHGGDTLAAFPLISEVPGMFRAPLNNYRLG
- a CDS encoding 3-hydroxyacyl-CoA dehydrogenase, yielding MSYKTVCVAGGGVLGSQIAFQAAYCGFDVTIWLRSEGSIGRTQPKIDHVRKEYIAAIEGMADGTGEWCAGIADSGQPFDKEAALAAVERAYSTLKLELDLAKAVADADLVIESMTEDTQAKIEFYKKLAPVLPQKTVVVTNSSTLLPSTFAKYTGRPKKYLSLHFANSIWKNNMTEVMAQSQTDKRYFDELVDFANDIRMLALPVNKEKNGYLLNSMLVPWLLSGLDLYVSGVSDPKSIDLAWTRGTGAPKGPFRVFDTAGIQTAYNIVMQYQKVPGLVSPLLKKMMMPYNFKAMASVLKKMLDEGKLGESSGEGFFKY
- a CDS encoding 2-hydroxyacyl-CoA dehydratase, translated to MSKLVEGIKDRMVAAAREAAPAVVDAAQKAATAAAEKVAEAVADAKNAAGETFVASEPATAAEPVAAGQTPEGAIFNPEAARGNLHLGIDVGSTTVKLAVLNDDNQIVYAKYQRHHTDVRACARDLFEGAATVLPTVQMTCAITGSGGLLLSQWLDLEFVQEVIASKRAVETLIPATDVAIELGGEDAKIIYFDNGIEQRMNGTCAGGTGAFIDQMATLLHTDASGLNELAANATTIYPIASRCGVFAKTDVQPLLNEGARPEDVAASIFQAVVTQTISGLACGRPIRGNVAFLGGPLQYLSELRHRFYLTLNLDEEHRIVPQNAHLFVASGAAMAHESNKLSTFPQLIEAIDTLGDTQGAEVERLDPLFATDEDFAEFKTRHNQEVVPKGKLEGYTGRVFIGIDAGSTTMKAALVGEDGQLLHTWYGNNNGDILGTAKVIMADFYNHIPAGCTIGHVTTTGYGEALLIEALKADSGEIETVAHLRGAKAFLPGVEFILDIGGQDMKCLRVKDGVIEHIMLNEACSSGCGSFIESFAVSMNMDVRAFADAAIHAKAPVDLGSRCTVFMNSRVKQAQKEGATVGDIAAGLSYSVIKNALFKVIKLRDPKEIGSQVIVQGGTFMSDATLRAFEQLTGVHAVRPDIAGCMGAYGAALLARDRAGADGVSTILSAEDIAHLTVTQKHVRCGRCSNNCQLTVNDFGGGRRFITGNRCEKGAGHKKQKTEAPNLFKKKNELLFNREVLSPDEAPRGTVGIPRALNMYENYPFWHAFFTRLGFSVQLSDQSSKKTYQAGIESMPSESVCYPAKMSHGHVMNLIDRDVDFIWMPCVRWERKEDPTAGNCYNCPIVMSYPTALALNIDEIREQNIEFLYPFVPYHDKTELKRRLYQVLAVDRVADAQAGRGRVRGPKITRSEVDAAVNAAFEADARFHEDIQTMGEEALKWVEDHGGHGIVLAGRPYHNDPEINHALPELISSFGFAVFTEDSLAHLVKPERPIRVVDQWMYHSRLYAVARFVTMRNDLDLIQLNSFGCGLDALTTDQVQEILEASGKIYTVLKIDEVSNLGAARIRIRSLMAALKDQEAERLAEATAAGEAYEQGDAAPVAPSTDAPAFASRKYTFEAQRESASTAWPKVPFTEQMREEGYTILCPQMAPIHFDLVKEVFRGAGYNLELLPSTDHDAVEAGLRYVNNDICYPSILVTGQIMEAIESGRYDLSKTAVVISQTGGGCRATNYIALIRKALRESGHPEIPVISLSAVALGEDNPGFKITPALLKQAVYAVLFGDVMMQMLYRCRPYEATPGAANALYEEYMARARKLAPKFNRHNYTKLCREAIRAFDTMPLVGEGTKPRVGVVGEILVKFHPTANNHVVDVIEREGCEAVVPGLLDFFLYSMSNAELQKDELGSSATARAGMQALIKLVDWMRTPVEELLEKSRRFEAPERIGTMADKARTVLSVCNNMGEGWLLTAEMLDLIDHGAPNIICTQPFACLPNHVVGKAVIKELRRQHPESNIVAVDYDPGASEVNQLNRIKLMISVAKENMRAGKGFKLEKVAPLAMDEVTGQMRAHDGCVSCDSVSEEAVASVAKRLGRGIKK